The Drosophila biarmipes strain raj3 chromosome 2L, RU_DBia_V1.1, whole genome shotgun sequence genome has a window encoding:
- the LOC108036065 gene encoding cytochrome c oxidase subunit 7A1, mitochondrial gives MALPDGLSNKMKVFQAVNELPVFLKGGPADKVLFGLTAGLCGVGILSFIHLVYTMGFTKKKA, from the exons ATGGCTCTGCCCGATGGTCTTTCCAACAAAATGAAGGTTTTCCAG GCCGTCAACGAATTGCCCGTTTTTCTGAAAGGCGGACCAGCGGACAAGGTTTTGTTTGGCCTAACAGCTGGCCTGTGCGGCGTGGGCATCCTCAGCTTCATCCACTTGGTCTACACAATGGGTTTCACcaagaagaaggcttaa
- the LOC108036150 gene encoding coiled-coil domain-containing protein 28B isoform X3: MEPNDEVVERQKLVNDVETEEEAQSQSAPKSATPASPAVPNIKIKGISSGETTRSRNSASCSIERTISEKEKDNKSQGQGQAATKVTYVNERRPRPQAHAGSGGGGGGDERFEFKTRPRKLLKVPDVKHMERALLGLLDDFHSGKLKAFAGSGCTMDQMTKIREQQESLAKLHFELAAAEEDSLEHGNEFNTNKAQENMLQLMQRLEQLSISIEQLQTSHTGL; the protein is encoded by the exons ATGGAGCCCAACGATGAGGTGGTCGAGCGCCAGAAGCTGGTCAACGACGTCGAAACGGAGGAGGAAGCCCAGAGCCAGAGTGCCCCCAAATCAGCCACCCCAGCCTCGCCCGCCGTACCAAAT ATCAAGATCAAGGGAATCTCCAGCGGGGAGACCACGCGCAGCAGAAACTCAGCCTCCTGCTCCATCGAGCGCACGATATccgagaaggagaaggacaaCAAAAGCCAGGGTCAGGGCCAGGCGGCCACCAAGGTGACATATGTGAACGAGCggcggccacgcccacaggCGCATGCGGGgagtggcggcggcggcggcggagacGAGAGATTCGAGTTCAAGACACGGCCGCGCAAATTGCTCAAAG TTCCCGATGTGAAGCACATGGAGCGAGCCCTGCTAGGACTGCTGGATGATTTCCACTCCGGCAAGCTGAAGGCTTTCG CAGGTTCCGGCTGCACCATGGACCAGATGACCAAGATCCGCGAGCAGCAGGAGAGCCTGGCCAAACTGCATTTCGAGCTGGCTGCCGCCGAGGAGGACTCCCTGGAGCACGGCAACGAGTTCAACACCAACAAGGCGCAGGAGAACATGCTGCAGCTGATGCAGCGCCTGGAGCAGCTGTCCATTTCCATCGAGCAGCTGCAGACGAGCCACACGGGTCTCTGA
- the LOC108036150 gene encoding coiled-coil domain-containing protein 28B isoform X4: MEPNDEVVERQKLVNDVETEEEAQSQSAPKSATPASPAVPNIKIKGISSGETTRSRNSASCSIERTISEKEKDNKSQGQGQAATKVTYVNERRPRPQAHAGSGGGGGGDERFEFKTRPRKLLKVPDVKHMERALLGLLDDFHSGKLKAFGSGCTMDQMTKIREQQESLAKLHFELAAAEEDSLEHGNEFNTNKAQENMLQLMQRLEQLSISIEQLQTSHTGL, from the exons ATGGAGCCCAACGATGAGGTGGTCGAGCGCCAGAAGCTGGTCAACGACGTCGAAACGGAGGAGGAAGCCCAGAGCCAGAGTGCCCCCAAATCAGCCACCCCAGCCTCGCCCGCCGTACCAAAT ATCAAGATCAAGGGAATCTCCAGCGGGGAGACCACGCGCAGCAGAAACTCAGCCTCCTGCTCCATCGAGCGCACGATATccgagaaggagaaggacaaCAAAAGCCAGGGTCAGGGCCAGGCGGCCACCAAGGTGACATATGTGAACGAGCggcggccacgcccacaggCGCATGCGGGgagtggcggcggcggcggcggagacGAGAGATTCGAGTTCAAGACACGGCCGCGCAAATTGCTCAAAG TTCCCGATGTGAAGCACATGGAGCGAGCCCTGCTAGGACTGCTGGATGATTTCCACTCCGGCAAGCTGAAGGCTTTCG GTTCCGGCTGCACCATGGACCAGATGACCAAGATCCGCGAGCAGCAGGAGAGCCTGGCCAAACTGCATTTCGAGCTGGCTGCCGCCGAGGAGGACTCCCTGGAGCACGGCAACGAGTTCAACACCAACAAGGCGCAGGAGAACATGCTGCAGCTGATGCAGCGCCTGGAGCAGCTGTCCATTTCCATCGAGCAGCTGCAGACGAGCCACACGGGTCTCTGA
- the LOC108036150 gene encoding hybrid signal transduction histidine kinase A isoform X2 gives MEPNDEVVERQKLVNDVETEEEAQSQSAPKSATPASPAVPNIKIKGISSGETTRSRNSASCSIERTISEKEKDNKSQGQGQAATKVTYVNERRPRPQAHAGSGGGGGGDERFEFKTRPRKLLKDRDPLEPTHSSANSLNAITLVSSEWLSPDPTTTNNNTTHTPKNNNNNDSTKPNNNNQASNSNQNTPRSQRRKNAPAAMPSASVHSAKFDDRPIKHHSFVSEVPDVKHMERALLGLLDDFHSGKLKAFGSGCTMDQMTKIREQQESLAKLHFELAAAEEDSLEHGNEFNTNKAQENMLQLMQRLEQLSISIEQLQTSHTGL, from the exons ATGGAGCCCAACGATGAGGTGGTCGAGCGCCAGAAGCTGGTCAACGACGTCGAAACGGAGGAGGAAGCCCAGAGCCAGAGTGCCCCCAAATCAGCCACCCCAGCCTCGCCCGCCGTACCAAAT ATCAAGATCAAGGGAATCTCCAGCGGGGAGACCACGCGCAGCAGAAACTCAGCCTCCTGCTCCATCGAGCGCACGATATccgagaaggagaaggacaaCAAAAGCCAGGGTCAGGGCCAGGCGGCCACCAAGGTGACATATGTGAACGAGCggcggccacgcccacaggCGCATGCGGGgagtggcggcggcggcggcggagacGAGAGATTCGAGTTCAAGACACGGCCGCGCAAATTGCTCAAAG ATCGTGACCCATTGGAGCCCACGCACAGTAGTGCCAACAGCCTGAATGCCATCACCTTGGTGAGCAGCGAGTGGCTCTCGCCTGATCCCACAACCACGAACAACAACACCACCCACACCcccaagaacaacaacaacaatgatAGCACAAAACCCAACAATAACAATCAAGCGAGTAATAGCAATCAGAACACACCGCGATCGCAGCGCCGCAAGAATGCCCCAGCTGCGATGCCAAGTGCCAGTGTCCACAGCGCCAAGTTCGACGATCGCCCAATAAAACACCATTCCTTTGTCTCCGAAGTTCCCGATGTGAAGCACATGGAGCGAGCCCTGCTAGGACTGCTGGATGATTTCCACTCCGGCAAGCTGAAGGCTTTCG GTTCCGGCTGCACCATGGACCAGATGACCAAGATCCGCGAGCAGCAGGAGAGCCTGGCCAAACTGCATTTCGAGCTGGCTGCCGCCGAGGAGGACTCCCTGGAGCACGGCAACGAGTTCAACACCAACAAGGCGCAGGAGAACATGCTGCAGCTGATGCAGCGCCTGGAGCAGCTGTCCATTTCCATCGAGCAGCTGCAGACGAGCCACACGGGTCTCTGA
- the LOC108036150 gene encoding hybrid signal transduction histidine kinase A isoform X1, whose product MEPNDEVVERQKLVNDVETEEEAQSQSAPKSATPASPAVPNIKIKGISSGETTRSRNSASCSIERTISEKEKDNKSQGQGQAATKVTYVNERRPRPQAHAGSGGGGGGDERFEFKTRPRKLLKDRDPLEPTHSSANSLNAITLVSSEWLSPDPTTTNNNTTHTPKNNNNNDSTKPNNNNQASNSNQNTPRSQRRKNAPAAMPSASVHSAKFDDRPIKHHSFVSEVPDVKHMERALLGLLDDFHSGKLKAFAGSGCTMDQMTKIREQQESLAKLHFELAAAEEDSLEHGNEFNTNKAQENMLQLMQRLEQLSISIEQLQTSHTGL is encoded by the exons ATGGAGCCCAACGATGAGGTGGTCGAGCGCCAGAAGCTGGTCAACGACGTCGAAACGGAGGAGGAAGCCCAGAGCCAGAGTGCCCCCAAATCAGCCACCCCAGCCTCGCCCGCCGTACCAAAT ATCAAGATCAAGGGAATCTCCAGCGGGGAGACCACGCGCAGCAGAAACTCAGCCTCCTGCTCCATCGAGCGCACGATATccgagaaggagaaggacaaCAAAAGCCAGGGTCAGGGCCAGGCGGCCACCAAGGTGACATATGTGAACGAGCggcggccacgcccacaggCGCATGCGGGgagtggcggcggcggcggcggagacGAGAGATTCGAGTTCAAGACACGGCCGCGCAAATTGCTCAAAG ATCGTGACCCATTGGAGCCCACGCACAGTAGTGCCAACAGCCTGAATGCCATCACCTTGGTGAGCAGCGAGTGGCTCTCGCCTGATCCCACAACCACGAACAACAACACCACCCACACCcccaagaacaacaacaacaatgatAGCACAAAACCCAACAATAACAATCAAGCGAGTAATAGCAATCAGAACACACCGCGATCGCAGCGCCGCAAGAATGCCCCAGCTGCGATGCCAAGTGCCAGTGTCCACAGCGCCAAGTTCGACGATCGCCCAATAAAACACCATTCCTTTGTCTCCGAAGTTCCCGATGTGAAGCACATGGAGCGAGCCCTGCTAGGACTGCTGGATGATTTCCACTCCGGCAAGCTGAAGGCTTTCG CAGGTTCCGGCTGCACCATGGACCAGATGACCAAGATCCGCGAGCAGCAGGAGAGCCTGGCCAAACTGCATTTCGAGCTGGCTGCCGCCGAGGAGGACTCCCTGGAGCACGGCAACGAGTTCAACACCAACAAGGCGCAGGAGAACATGCTGCAGCTGATGCAGCGCCTGGAGCAGCTGTCCATTTCCATCGAGCAGCTGCAGACGAGCCACACGGGTCTCTGA